A section of the Enterococcus montenegrensis genome encodes:
- the rplP gene encoding 50S ribosomal protein L16, whose product MLVPKRVKHRREFRGKMRGEAKGGKEIAFGEFGLQAVESHWITNRQIEASRIAMTRYMKRGGKVWIKIFPHKSYTSKAIGVRMGKGKGAPEGWVSPVKRGKIMFEIAGVPEEVAREALRLASHKLPMKTKIVKREEMGGESNEG is encoded by the coding sequence ATGTTAGTACCTAAACGTGTAAAACATCGTCGTGAATTCCGTGGTAAAATGCGCGGAGAAGCAAAAGGCGGTAAAGAGATTGCTTTTGGTGAATTCGGCTTACAAGCTGTTGAATCACATTGGATCACCAACCGTCAAATCGAAGCTTCACGTATCGCTATGACTCGTTACATGAAGCGTGGTGGGAAAGTGTGGATTAAAATTTTCCCTCATAAATCATACACATCTAAAGCGATTGGCGTACGTATGGGTAAAGGTAAAGGGGCTCCTGAAGGTTGGGTTTCACCAGTTAAACGCGGTAAAATCATGTTTGAAATCGCCGGTGTTCCTGAAGAAGTTGCTCGTGAAGCATTACGTCTTGCTTCTCACAAATTACCAATGAAAACGAAGATCGTAAAACGTGAGGAAATGGGTGGTGAATCGAATGAAGGTTAA
- the rpmC gene encoding 50S ribosomal protein L29, which yields MKVKEIRELTTAEMLDQEKQLKEELFNLRFQLATGQLENTARIKEVRKSIARIKTVLREQAK from the coding sequence ATGAAGGTTAAAGAAATCAGAGAATTAACCACTGCCGAAATGCTTGATCAGGAAAAACAATTGAAAGAAGAATTGTTCAACTTGCGTTTCCAATTAGCAACCGGTCAATTAGAAAACACTGCACGTATCAAAGAAGTACGTAAATCGATTGCACGCATCAAAACTGTGTTGCGTGAACAAGCGAAGTAA
- the rpsQ gene encoding 30S ribosomal protein S17 produces the protein MTERNQRKVYQGRVVSDKMDKTITVVVETKKNHPIYGKRMNYSKKYKAHDENNEAKVGDIVKIMETRPLSATKRFRLVEIVEKAVII, from the coding sequence ATGACTGAAAGAAATCAACGTAAAGTTTACCAAGGTCGCGTGGTATCTGACAAAATGGATAAAACCATTACTGTCGTTGTAGAAACAAAGAAAAACCACCCTATCTACGGTAAACGCATGAACTACTCTAAGAAATACAAAGCGCACGATGAAAACAACGAAGCAAAAGTTGGCGATATCGTGAAAATTATGGAAACTCGTCCATTATCTGCTACTAAACGTTTCCGTCTAGTAGAAATCGTTGAAAAAGCTGTAATTATCTAA
- the rplN gene encoding 50S ribosomal protein L14: MIQSESRLKVADNSGAREILTIKVLGGSGRKTANIGDVIVASVKQATPGGVVKKGDVVKAVIVRTKSGARRTDGSYIKFDENAAVIIRDDKSPRGTRIFGPVARELRENNFMKIVSLAPEVL; this comes from the coding sequence GTGATCCAATCAGAAAGCCGATTAAAAGTTGCTGATAACTCAGGTGCGCGTGAAATTTTGACGATCAAAGTCCTAGGTGGCTCAGGTCGCAAAACTGCTAACATCGGAGACGTGATCGTTGCTTCAGTTAAACAAGCAACGCCAGGTGGGGTTGTCAAAAAAGGCGACGTTGTCAAAGCGGTCATCGTCCGCACTAAATCAGGTGCGCGCCGTACTGACGGTTCTTATATTAAATTTGATGAAAATGCTGCGGTAATTATCCGTGACGATAAAAGCCCTCGTGGAACTCGGATCTTTGGCCCTGTTGCCCGTGAATTGCGTGAAAACAACTTCATGAAGATCGTTTCCCTAGCACCAGAAGTATTATAA
- the rplX gene encoding 50S ribosomal protein L24 codes for MFIKKGDKVKVITGKDKNKEGVVLEAFPKKDKVVVEGVNIVKKHQKPSQAAPQGGIVEMEAPIHVSNVMIIDPSNGEATRVGYKEVDGKKVRVSKKTGEVLDK; via the coding sequence ATGTTTATTAAAAAAGGCGACAAAGTCAAAGTTATCACTGGTAAAGACAAAAACAAAGAAGGCGTTGTTTTAGAAGCTTTCCCGAAAAAAGATAAAGTTGTAGTCGAAGGTGTTAACATCGTGAAAAAACACCAAAAACCTTCTCAAGCTGCTCCGCAAGGCGGAATCGTTGAAATGGAAGCTCCGATTCATGTATCAAATGTCATGATCATCGACCCATCAAACGGTGAAGCTACTCGGGTTGGCTACAAAGAAGTTGACGGTAAAAAAGTCCGCGTTTCCAAGAAAACCGGTGAAGTTTTAGATAAATAA
- the rplE gene encoding 50S ribosomal protein L5, whose product MNRLKEKYSKEVVPALMDKFNYNSVMQAPKVEKIVINMGVGDAVSNAKNLDKAVEELTLIAGQKPLITKAKKSIAGFRLREGMPIGAKVTLRGERMYEFLDKLVSVSLPRVRDFHGVSKKSFDGRGNYTLGIKEQLIFPEVDYDLVDKVRGMDIVIVTTANTDEESRELLTQLGMPFQK is encoded by the coding sequence ATGAACCGCCTGAAAGAAAAATACTCAAAAGAAGTAGTTCCAGCTTTAATGGATAAATTCAATTATAATTCAGTGATGCAAGCACCAAAAGTTGAAAAGATTGTTATCAACATGGGTGTGGGTGATGCTGTTTCAAATGCGAAAAATTTAGATAAAGCAGTAGAAGAATTAACTTTAATCGCTGGTCAAAAACCATTGATTACAAAAGCTAAAAAATCTATTGCCGGCTTCCGTTTACGTGAAGGTATGCCAATCGGCGCCAAAGTTACTTTGCGCGGCGAACGCATGTATGAATTCTTAGACAAATTGGTAAGTGTTTCACTACCACGTGTCCGTGACTTCCATGGTGTAAGTAAAAAATCATTCGATGGTCGCGGTAACTACACTTTAGGTATCAAAGAACAATTAATCTTCCCTGAAGTTGATTACGATTTGGTCGACAAAGTACGCGGGATGGACATCGTTATTGTGACAACAGCCAACACTGATGAAGAATCACGTGAATTGCTGACACAATTAGGCATGCCATTCCAAAAATAA
- a CDS encoding type Z 30S ribosomal protein S14, whose amino-acid sequence MAKKSMIAKQQRPAKHSTQAYTRCERCGRPHSVYRKFKLCRICFRELAYKGQIPGVKKASW is encoded by the coding sequence GTGGCTAAAAAATCAATGATTGCTAAACAACAACGTCCTGCTAAACATTCAACACAAGCTTACACTCGTTGCGAACGTTGCGGACGTCCACATTCAGTTTATCGTAAATTTAAACTTTGCCGTATTTGCTTCCGCGAACTTGCCTACAAAGGTCAAATTCCCGGCGTGAAGAAAGCTAGCTGGTAA
- the rpsH gene encoding 30S ribosomal protein S8, producing MVMTDPIADFLTRIRNANMVKHESLEVPASKIKRDIAEILKNEGFIRDVEYIEDDKQGVIRVFLKYGKNGERVITNLKRISKPGLRAYVKADEVPKVLNGLGIAIISTSDGVITDKEARQKNVGGEVVAYVW from the coding sequence ATGGTCATGACAGATCCAATCGCAGATTTTCTAACTCGCATTCGTAATGCTAACATGGTTAAGCACGAATCTTTAGAAGTGCCTGCATCAAAAATCAAGCGTGACATCGCTGAAATCTTGAAAAACGAAGGTTTCATCCGTGATGTTGAATATATCGAAGATGACAAACAAGGCGTGATCCGTGTCTTCCTGAAATACGGCAAAAACGGTGAACGTGTTATCACTAACTTGAAACGTATCTCTAAACCAGGCTTGCGTGCTTACGTTAAAGCTGACGAAGTACCAAAAGTATTAAATGGTTTAGGTATCGCCATTATCTCGACTTCTGACGGTGTAATCACTGATAAAGAAGCGCGTCAAAAAAATGTCGGCGGCGAAGTTGTCGCATACGTATGGTAA
- the rplF gene encoding 50S ribosomal protein L6 — MSRIGNKIVELPAGVEVKQDGNNITVKGPKGELTRTFSADITMNVEGNVVTFTRPNDTKEMKTIHGTTRANFNNMVVGVSEGFQKALELIGVGYRAQLQGKKLVLNVGYSHPVEIEAPAGVEIEVPANTQVIVKGINKEVVGELAANIRGVRPPEPYKGKGIRYVGEFVRRKEGKTGK; from the coding sequence GTGAGTCGTATCGGTAATAAAATCGTTGAATTGCCTGCTGGCGTTGAAGTTAAGCAAGATGGCAACAACATTACAGTCAAAGGTCCTAAAGGTGAACTTACACGTACTTTTTCTGCTGACATTACTATGAATGTCGAAGGAAACGTTGTAACTTTCACTCGTCCAAATGACACAAAAGAAATGAAAACAATCCACGGAACAACTCGTGCCAACTTCAACAACATGGTCGTAGGTGTTTCTGAAGGTTTCCAAAAAGCTCTTGAACTTATCGGGGTTGGTTACCGTGCCCAATTACAAGGCAAAAAATTAGTCTTAAACGTGGGTTACTCTCACCCAGTTGAGATCGAAGCGCCAGCTGGCGTTGAAATCGAAGTTCCAGCGAACACACAAGTGATCGTTAAAGGAATCAACAAAGAAGTAGTTGGCGAATTAGCTGCGAACATTCGTGGTGTACGTCCTCCAGAACCTTACAAAGGCAAAGGGATCCGCTATGTTGGCGAATTCGTACGCCGTAAAGAAGGTAAAACTGGTAAATAA
- the rplR gene encoding 50S ribosomal protein L18 produces MITKPDKNKTRQKRHRRVRNKISGTAECPRLNVFRSNKNIYAQVIDDVAGVTLASASALDKEISGGNKTEQAQAVGKLVAERAAAKGIKEVVFDRGGYLYHGRVQALAEAARENGLEF; encoded by the coding sequence GTGATTACAAAACCAGACAAAAACAAGACACGTCAAAAGCGTCATCGCCGTGTCCGTAACAAAATCTCTGGTACTGCTGAGTGCCCACGTTTGAACGTATTCCGTTCTAACAAAAACATCTACGCGCAAGTTATTGATGACGTAGCGGGTGTAACGCTAGCAAGTGCCTCTGCCTTGGATAAAGAAATTTCAGGTGGAAATAAAACAGAACAAGCGCAAGCCGTAGGTAAATTAGTTGCTGAACGTGCTGCTGCTAAAGGTATTAAAGAAGTAGTCTTTGACCGTGGTGGTTACCTTTACCATGGCCGTGTGCAAGCTTTAGCTGAAGCTGCGCGCGAAAATGGACTAGAATTTTAG
- the rpsE gene encoding 30S ribosomal protein S5, whose product MTYIDPNHLELEDRVVAINRVTKVVKGGRRLRFAALVVVGDKNGHVGFGTGKAQEVPEAIRKAIESAKKNLIEVPMVGTTIPHEVIGVFGGGRILMKPAVEGSGVAAGGPVRAVLELAGVSDITSKSLGSNTPINVVRATVEGLSQLKRAEEVAALRGKSVEEIIG is encoded by the coding sequence ATGACTTACATCGATCCAAATCATTTGGAATTAGAAGACCGCGTTGTTGCGATCAACCGTGTAACAAAAGTTGTTAAAGGCGGACGCCGTTTGCGTTTTGCAGCTTTAGTTGTAGTTGGCGATAAAAACGGACACGTAGGTTTTGGTACAGGTAAAGCACAAGAAGTACCAGAAGCTATCCGTAAAGCGATCGAAAGTGCTAAGAAAAACTTGATTGAAGTACCTATGGTGGGAACAACTATCCCTCATGAAGTTATCGGCGTCTTTGGCGGTGGGCGCATTTTAATGAAGCCAGCTGTTGAAGGTTCTGGGGTTGCTGCAGGTGGACCTGTCCGTGCCGTCTTAGAATTAGCAGGCGTTTCAGATATTACTTCTAAATCATTAGGTTCAAACACACCAATCAACGTTGTTCGCGCAACTGTTGAAGGTTTATCTCAATTAAAACGTGCTGAAGAAGTTGCTGCATTACGTGGCAAATCAGTTGAAGAAATTATCGGATAA
- the rpmD gene encoding 50S ribosomal protein L30 produces MAELKITLKRSVIGRPQNQRDTVKALGLGKVNTTVVKPANDAIKGMVNTISHLVDVEEI; encoded by the coding sequence ATGGCTGAATTAAAAATTACTTTAAAACGCAGTGTTATCGGACGTCCTCAAAACCAACGTGATACTGTTAAAGCGTTGGGTCTAGGTAAAGTGAATACAACTGTAGTGAAACCTGCTAATGATGCAATCAAAGGTATGGTTAACACTATTTCTCACTTAGTGGACGTTGAAGAAATTTAA
- the rplO gene encoding 50S ribosomal protein L15: protein MKLHELQPAEGSRQVRNRVGRGTSSGNGKTSGRGQKGQKARSGGGVRLGFEGGQTPLFRRLPKRGFTNVNRKEYAVINLDVLNRFEDGTEVTPVTLVEAGIVKNEKAGIKVLGNGELTKKLTVKAAKFSKTAEEAITANGGSIEVI, encoded by the coding sequence ATGAAACTTCATGAATTACAACCTGCAGAAGGATCACGCCAAGTACGCAATCGCGTCGGTCGCGGTACTTCATCTGGTAACGGTAAAACATCTGGTCGCGGACAAAAAGGTCAAAAAGCGCGTTCAGGTGGCGGTGTGCGTTTAGGCTTTGAAGGTGGTCAAACACCATTATTCCGTCGTTTGCCAAAACGTGGTTTTACTAACGTTAACCGTAAAGAATATGCAGTAATCAATTTAGATGTCTTAAATCGCTTTGAAGACGGTACTGAAGTAACACCTGTTACTCTAGTAGAAGCTGGAATCGTGAAAAACGAAAAAGCTGGAATCAAAGTTTTAGGCAACGGTGAATTGACTAAGAAATTAACTGTGAAAGCAGCTAAATTCTCAAAAACAGCCGAAGAAGCTATCACAGCTAACGGTGGGTCAATTGAGGTGATCTAA
- the secY gene encoding preprotein translocase subunit SecY: MFKLLKDSFKVKDIRSKIFFTVFALFVFRLGAHITVPGVDASRLQSIAELPFLNMLNMVSGSAMQNFSVFSMGVSPYITASIVIQLLQMDIVPKFVEWSKQGEVGRRKLNQATRILTLVLAFVQSVGITAGFNSWTQLGFVDNPDVMTFVVIGLILTAGTMFVTWLGEQITEKGVGNGVSMIIFAGIISRLPDAIKQLVEDYFINIESSEIWKSALFMLALVIAVLVIITLVTYVQQAERKIPIQYTKRVAGAPTSSYLPLKVNAAGVIPVIFASSFIATPNAILQALSGSYRGEGWYEVMMQIFNYNTVPGATIYTLLIVAFTFFYAFVQVNPEKLAENLQKQGSYIPSVRPGKGTEDYVSRLLMRLSAVGALFLGLVALLPIIAQMVWNLPQSIGLGGTSLLIVIGVALETAKQLEGLMLKRKYTGFIN; encoded by the coding sequence ATGTTTAAACTGTTGAAAGACTCTTTTAAAGTTAAAGATATTAGATCAAAGATCTTCTTTACCGTTTTTGCTTTATTCGTCTTTCGTCTAGGAGCACATATCACCGTTCCTGGTGTTGATGCTAGTCGCCTGCAAAGTATCGCAGAACTACCATTTTTAAACATGTTAAACATGGTAAGTGGTAGCGCGATGCAAAATTTCTCGGTCTTTTCAATGGGTGTGTCACCTTATATTACTGCTTCAATTGTGATTCAATTGTTGCAGATGGATATCGTGCCAAAATTTGTTGAATGGTCCAAACAAGGGGAAGTAGGTCGACGTAAATTAAATCAAGCTACGCGCATTTTGACATTGGTGTTAGCCTTTGTTCAATCAGTCGGGATTACAGCTGGATTTAATTCTTGGACACAGCTTGGCTTTGTGGATAACCCAGATGTGATGACTTTTGTTGTAATTGGTTTAATCTTAACTGCCGGTACAATGTTTGTAACGTGGTTGGGAGAACAAATTACTGAAAAAGGTGTCGGCAATGGGGTTTCTATGATCATCTTTGCTGGTATTATCTCTCGTTTGCCTGATGCGATTAAACAATTAGTTGAAGATTACTTCATTAATATCGAATCAAGTGAAATTTGGAAATCGGCATTATTTATGCTTGCTCTGGTAATTGCTGTTTTAGTAATTATCACGTTGGTCACTTATGTCCAACAAGCAGAACGTAAAATTCCGATCCAATATACAAAACGAGTTGCTGGCGCACCAACAAGCAGTTACTTACCGCTTAAAGTTAACGCTGCCGGCGTTATTCCAGTTATTTTCGCCAGTTCTTTCATTGCTACCCCGAATGCCATTTTACAAGCTTTAAGCGGCTCGTATCGTGGCGAAGGTTGGTATGAAGTAATGATGCAAATCTTTAATTATAATACGGTGCCAGGGGCAACGATTTATACATTATTGATTGTAGCATTTACGTTCTTTTACGCTTTCGTGCAAGTTAACCCTGAGAAATTAGCGGAAAACTTACAAAAGCAAGGAAGTTATATTCCATCGGTCCGACCTGGTAAAGGTACTGAAGATTATGTCTCCCGCTTATTGATGCGTTTAAGCGCAGTTGGGGCTTTGTTCTTAGGTCTAGTTGCTTTGTTACCAATCATTGCACAAATGGTCTGGAACTTACCACAATCAATTGGTTTGGGTGGTACAAGTCTATTGATCGTAATCGGTGTTGCACTGGAAACTGCTAAACAGTTAGAAGGTCTAATGCTGAAACGGAAATATACTGGTTTTATCAATTAG
- a CDS encoding adenylate kinase: MNLVLMGLPGAGKGTQAERIVAAYQIPHISTGDMFRAAMANETALGLEAKAYMDKGELVPDEVTNGIVKERLAEPDTDKGFLLDGFPRTIDQAKALDQMLSELGKKLDAVVEIHVPSEILVERLAGRYMCRNCGATYHKIFNPTKVEGTCDRCGGHEFYQREDDKPETVKNRLAVNIKSSEPILSYYKDQGLLQSIDGDRDIDAVFADVQKIIG, from the coding sequence ATGAACCTTGTATTAATGGGATTACCTGGTGCAGGTAAAGGAACGCAAGCTGAAAGAATCGTTGCGGCGTATCAAATTCCTCACATTTCAACAGGTGACATGTTTCGGGCGGCTATGGCCAATGAAACAGCTCTCGGCCTGGAAGCAAAAGCTTATATGGATAAAGGTGAATTAGTGCCTGACGAAGTTACCAATGGTATCGTAAAAGAGCGCCTAGCAGAACCTGATACTGACAAGGGCTTCTTGTTAGATGGTTTTCCTCGGACAATTGATCAAGCAAAAGCATTAGATCAAATGCTTTCAGAACTTGGAAAAAAATTAGATGCCGTCGTTGAAATCCATGTTCCGTCAGAAATCTTAGTTGAACGCTTAGCGGGTCGCTATATGTGTCGCAATTGCGGCGCGACGTATCACAAAATCTTCAACCCAACTAAAGTTGAAGGCACTTGCGATCGTTGTGGAGGCCATGAGTTTTATCAACGAGAAGATGACAAACCTGAAACAGTCAAGAATCGTCTAGCTGTCAACATTAAAAGCAGTGAACCGATCTTAAGTTACTACAAAGATCAAGGTTTATTGCAGTCGATTGATGGAGATCGTGATATCGATGCAGTCTTTGCCGACGTGCAAAAGATCATCGGGTAA
- the infA gene encoding translation initiation factor IF-1: MAKEDVIEIEGTVVETLPNAMFKVELENGHQVLATVSGKIRMHYIRILPGDKVTVELSPYDLSRGRITYRFK; this comes from the coding sequence GTGGCAAAAGAAGATGTTATCGAAATCGAAGGTACAGTCGTCGAAACTTTGCCGAATGCAATGTTTAAAGTGGAATTGGAAAACGGACACCAAGTGCTCGCTACGGTATCAGGTAAGATCCGTATGCACTACATCCGCATCCTGCCCGGTGATAAAGTGACGGTAGAATTATCGCCATACGATTTATCACGTGGTCGGATCACATACCGTTTTAAATAA
- the rpmJ gene encoding 50S ribosomal protein L36: protein MKVRPSVKPMCEHCKVIRRKGRVMVICPANPKHKQRQG from the coding sequence ATGAAAGTAAGACCATCAGTAAAACCAATGTGTGAACATTGTAAAGTAATTCGTCGTAAAGGACGCGTTATGGTGATTTGCCCAGCAAATCCAAAACATAAACAACGTCAAGGATAA
- the rpsM gene encoding 30S ribosomal protein S13 has product MARIAGVDIPRDKRVVVSLTYIYGIGNTTAKEVLAEAGVSEDVRVRDLTNEQTDAIRAAVDKLKVEGDLRREVNLNIKRLMEIGSYRGIRHRRGLPVRGQNTKNNARTRKGPSKTVAGKKK; this is encoded by the coding sequence ATGGCACGTATTGCAGGAGTAGATATTCCTCGTGATAAACGCGTAGTAGTTTCTTTAACTTACATCTATGGTATCGGAAACACTACTGCGAAAGAAGTGTTAGCTGAAGCTGGCGTATCTGAAGATGTTCGTGTTCGTGACTTAACGAATGAACAAACAGATGCTATCCGTGCAGCAGTTGACAAATTAAAAGTTGAAGGTGACCTTCGTCGTGAAGTCAACTTGAACATCAAACGTTTGATGGAAATCGGTTCTTACCGTGGTATCCGTCACCGTCGTGGTTTGCCAGTTCGTGGTCAAAACACTAAAAACAACGCCCGCACTCGTAAAGGTCCTTCTAAAACAGTTGCAGGTAAGAAAAAATAA
- the rpsK gene encoding 30S ribosomal protein S11, whose translation MVAKKVNRKRRVKKNIETGIAHIHSTFNNTIVMITDTHGNALAWSSAGALGFKGSKKSTPFAAQMAAETASKAAMEHGLRTVDVTVKGPGSGREAAIRSLQAAGLEVTAIRDVTPVPHNGCRPPKRRRV comes from the coding sequence ATGGTAGCAAAAAAAGTGAATCGTAAACGCCGTGTCAAAAAGAATATTGAAACCGGTATTGCGCATATCCATTCAACATTCAACAATACAATCGTAATGATCACAGATACTCATGGTAATGCTTTAGCATGGTCATCTGCTGGTGCTTTAGGTTTTAAAGGTAGTAAAAAATCAACACCTTTTGCCGCTCAAATGGCAGCTGAAACTGCTTCAAAAGCAGCAATGGAACATGGATTAAGAACAGTTGATGTAACTGTTAAAGGCCCTGGTTCTGGACGTGAAGCAGCAATTCGTTCATTACAAGCAGCAGGTCTAGAAGTGACTGCAATCCGTGACGTGACTCCAGTTCCTCATAATGGATGCCGCCCTCCAAAACGCCGTCGTGTTTAA
- a CDS encoding DNA-directed RNA polymerase subunit alpha, with translation MIEFEKPRVAKIDEEKDYGKFIVEPLERGYGTTLGNSLRRILLSSLPGAAITSIQIDGVLHEFSTVKGVREDVAQIILNIKGLALKMYTQEEKTLEIDITGPATVTAGDIIVDSDVEILNKDMYICSVSEGATFHARLTVRPGRGYVQADENKREDMPIGVIPVDSIYTPVNRVNYQVENTRVGRRDDFDKLTMEIWTDGSIMPMEAMSLAAKIMTEHLDIFVNLTDEAKNAEIMIEKEETQKEKMLEMTIEELDLSVRSYNCLKRAGINTVQELTNKSEPEMIKVRNLGRKSLEEVKAKLHDLGLGLRKDD, from the coding sequence ATGATTGAATTCGAAAAACCAAGAGTTGCAAAAATTGATGAAGAAAAAGATTATGGCAAGTTCATCGTTGAGCCTCTAGAAAGAGGTTATGGGACTACTTTAGGCAATTCCCTACGTCGTATTTTATTATCTTCATTGCCTGGGGCAGCGATCACAAGTATTCAAATTGATGGCGTCTTACACGAATTCTCCACCGTCAAAGGTGTGCGCGAAGATGTCGCACAAATCATTTTGAATATCAAAGGTCTTGCTCTTAAGATGTACACGCAAGAAGAAAAAACCCTTGAAATCGACATTACCGGTCCAGCGACTGTTACTGCTGGTGACATTATCGTTGACAGTGATGTAGAAATTTTAAACAAAGATATGTATATTTGTAGCGTTTCTGAAGGGGCAACTTTTCATGCCCGCTTGACTGTTCGACCTGGTCGTGGTTATGTGCAAGCTGATGAAAACAAACGGGAAGATATGCCAATCGGTGTTATTCCAGTTGATTCAATTTACACACCAGTGAATCGTGTTAACTACCAAGTAGAAAACACACGGGTTGGCCGTCGTGACGATTTTGATAAATTGACGATGGAAATTTGGACTGACGGTTCTATCATGCCGATGGAAGCGATGAGTTTAGCTGCGAAAATCATGACTGAACATTTGGATATTTTTGTGAATCTAACTGATGAAGCTAAAAATGCTGAAATCATGATTGAAAAAGAAGAAACACAAAAAGAAAAAATGTTAGAAATGACAATCGAAGAATTAGACTTGTCTGTTCGTTCATATAACTGTCTGAAACGTGCTGGCATCAATACAGTACAAGAATTAACCAACAAATCTGAACCAGAAATGATCAAAGTACGTAATTTAGGCCGTAAATCACTTGAAGAAGTGAAAGCTAAATTACACGATCTTGGTTTAGGATTACGTAAAGACGACTAA
- the rplQ gene encoding 50S ribosomal protein L17 has protein sequence MSYRKLGRTSSQRKAMLRDLTTDLLINERIVTTEARAKEVRSTAEKMITLGKRGDLHARRQAAAFVRNEVASVREENEEIVIESALQKLFNDIAPRYAERQGGYTRILKTEPRRGDAAPMVILELV, from the coding sequence GTGAGTTACCGCAAATTAGGACGCACATCTAGCCAACGTAAAGCGATGTTGCGTGATTTAACAACTGATTTATTGATCAACGAACGTATCGTAACGACTGAAGCTCGTGCTAAAGAAGTTCGTTCAACTGCTGAAAAAATGATCACTTTAGGTAAACGCGGCGATTTGCATGCCCGTCGTCAAGCTGCTGCTTTCGTACGTAACGAAGTAGCAAGTGTACGGGAAGAAAACGAAGAAATCGTTATTGAATCAGCTTTACAAAAGCTATTTAACGATATCGCTCCTCGTTACGCAGAACGCCAAGGTGGCTACACTCGCATCTTGAAGACAGAACCAAGACGCGGCGATGCAGCACCAATGGTTATCCTAGAACTTGTTTAA
- a CDS encoding energy-coupling factor ABC transporter ATP-binding protein: MEDIIELVDIKFSYDPEAERNALDGVSFSIKKGEWVAIVGHNGSGKSTLAKTINGLLLPQQGSVTVGKNLLNEENVWDIRRMVGMVFQNPDNQFVGSTVEDDVAFGLENQGIPREEMLLRVTDALEQVRMSDFKQREPARLSGGQKQRVAIAGVVALRPDIIILDEATSMLDPEGREEVIATIKKIKDQNNLTVLSITHDIDEAANANRILVMQAGKLAKEGSPAEIFSAGEKLIELGLDLPFPEKLKAALKERGVAVPAEYLTEEGMVEWLWTSVLNK; encoded by the coding sequence ATGGAAGATATTATTGAACTTGTAGATATTAAATTCAGCTACGATCCAGAAGCTGAAAGAAATGCACTAGATGGTGTTAGCTTTAGTATCAAAAAAGGCGAGTGGGTTGCAATCGTGGGCCATAACGGTTCTGGTAAATCTACTTTGGCTAAAACAATTAACGGCTTGCTGTTGCCACAACAAGGAAGCGTTACAGTCGGTAAGAATTTATTAAATGAAGAGAACGTTTGGGACATTCGCCGTATGGTAGGAATGGTTTTTCAAAACCCTGATAATCAATTTGTTGGCTCAACGGTTGAAGACGATGTCGCCTTTGGGCTGGAAAATCAAGGAATTCCTCGTGAAGAGATGTTATTACGGGTGACAGATGCGCTAGAGCAGGTCCGTATGAGCGACTTCAAACAAAGAGAACCCGCACGTTTATCCGGAGGCCAAAAGCAACGGGTAGCCATTGCTGGTGTGGTAGCACTGCGTCCAGATATTATCATTTTAGATGAAGCGACCAGCATGCTAGATCCAGAAGGTAGAGAAGAAGTTATTGCGACCATCAAAAAAATTAAAGATCAAAATAATTTGACGGTTTTATCCATTACCCATGATATTGACGAAGCGGCCAACGCAAACCGAATTTTAGTAATGCAAGCAGGAAAATTGGCAAAAGAAGGAAGTCCGGCTGAAATTTTTTCTGCTGGCGAAAAATTAATTGAACTAGGTTTAGATTTACCTTTCCCTGAAAAATTAAAAGCGGCCTTAAAAGAGCGGGGCGTTGCTGTACCTGCTGAATACTTGACTGAAGAAGGGATGGTGGAGTGGTTATGGACATCCGTTTTGAACAAGTAG